A region from the Lolium perenne isolate Kyuss_39 chromosome 4, Kyuss_2.0, whole genome shotgun sequence genome encodes:
- the LOC127321826 gene encoding uncharacterized protein: MDAEDWLMDTERKLKTVGCTDEEKVRYATHLLCGPAASWWDNIIAVHPVGRVFTREKFKRKFRESNVPESVMELKRTEFENLEQKDKAIMIYVREFSRMLRATEFQELVDAVITMEDDFKQVREEKRKKAKFEPKKFVSNKPNTNLIFKPRYNPSGNKRASGPSYMANIVCRSCGFKGHYSKDCRKPKVICFGCRQEGHMLKDCPNRNNGGGKLGGGGSRNGNSGGNWKNKKPFGKLNYTSLEEVINSDKAVIDLFVLPMKDIDVILGMNWLEENGALIDCVDKTVSLKNPVGGRIIYQGDKHTQIEVELQLNSMKEVKLEDIPVVNEFQDVFPKELPGMPPDREIEFTIDLIPGTAPIAQAPYKMGPKELKELKEQLDDLE, from the exons ATGGATGCTGAGGACTGGTTGATGGATACAGAAAGAAAGCTCAAGACTGTTGGATGCACCGATGAAGAGAAGGTGAGATATGCAACACATCTtctgtgtggacccgccgcatcctGGTGGGATAATATTATAGCAGTACATCCAGTAGGAAGAGTGTTCACCCGGGAGAAATTTAagcggaagttcagggaatccaatgttccTGAAAGTGTAATGGAATTGAAGCGTACGGAGTTCGAGAACCTAGAGCAGAAAGACAAGGCCATTATGATATATGTCAGAGAGTTCTCAAG AATGTTGAGggcaacggagtttcaagagcTGGTTGACGCAGTAATCACCATGGAGGATGATTTCAAGCAAGTGCGGGAAGAAAAGCGCAAGAAGGCGAAGTTTGAACCAAAGAAGTTCGTTAGCAACAAACCCAACACCAACTTGatcttcaagcccagatacaaccccAGTGGTAATAAGCGAGCATCAGGGCCATCGTATATGGCCAATATCGTTTGCCGTAGCTGTGGATTCAAAGGACATTACTCGAAGGATTGCCGCAAGCCAAAAGTGATCtgttttggttgtcgccaggaggggcatatGCTTAAGGATTGCCCAAATAGAAATAATGGTGGAGGAAAGTTAGGAGGAGGAGGGAGTAGGAATGGAAACtctggagggaactggaagaacaagaagccctTCGGAAAGCTGAActataccagtctggaggaggtgatcAACTCGGATAAGGCTGtcatag ACTTGTTTGTTTTACCCATGAAAGACATAGATGTTATTCTTGGTATGAATTGGTTGGAAGAGAATGGAGCCTTGATAGATTGTGTAGACAAGACAGTGTCCTTGAAAAATCCAGTTGGAGGAAGGATTATTTATCAAGGAGATAAGCATACTCAGATTGAGGTAGAGTTACAGCttaatagcatgaaggaggtgaaactaGAGGATATACCAGTAGTCAATGAGTTTCAAGATGTTTTTccaaaggaattacctggaatgccaccagatagggagatagagttcaCCATAgatctaattccaggaacagccccAATTGcccaagcaccatataagatgggaccaaaaGAGTTAAAGGAACTAAAAGAGCAATTGGAtgatttggaataa